The Palaemon carinicauda isolate YSFRI2023 chromosome 33, ASM3689809v2, whole genome shotgun sequence genome contains a region encoding:
- the LOC137626274 gene encoding uncharacterized protein — protein MGSPKENVDEAAIRFLDDDDWERKLYDLKRDDLWFFVDFFSLSLPTEIRTGPLLWEVVKAVKAYKESILEVSHGEKTPGSNEKQDRVRQELAGRSGDLQLDISREQSKIKDLEFKSLQLQAEETAKDRQHEKELLELQIKLSGDNSTYINNNFNLMTAIKLIPCFIEEDVPEFFTAFERIAIKLSWPRDMWTTLVQCKLKGKAQRVYNTLSDEFSSDYDIVKSIIMKAYDLVPEAYRQKFRDLRKDLDTTFIEFARKKGQFFEDWLRSKEVDNFDKLKELILIEEFKRMVSKNLKIHLEELKIDSLQEIAIADYEYSLARRQESGKREINFGKEVSPHDKLRKSNKPKETSFVVKDENNYSGIEEKHCLCDGSLLEFGVPVSIVTRSRSKGVDLEEIDLDLESVNSQVTDFVTGGKLSSIIFDDVDWEPEALKEAQSKEFNDVTTESILNNSSKPYFVKEDGLLYRVSRAVEAPADQIEVVRQLVVPEKYRRKLLWLSHENNLAGHFSVRKTFQKLAEHFFWPGMRTDVKNHVHSCNTCQIVGKLNQKVPRAPLIPIPAVGEPFREVIVDVVGPLPRTRSGNEYILSIIDRMSRFPEAIPLRRIGIFGHSVRGPLDVVREHWEGETPEVNVLDYVSHLQAKLQNAWCFAKENLAKGQPVMKSNYDIKSRRREFSPGDRVLVLLPMPGNPLKAQFSGPWRILKKMSEVNYLVETPGRRRKSQHCHINMLKPYVSRSSEEVEVGPISLVEVVTEVDEELTIGPNNLSNNSDVLNNLSLKFQLNPVKMDIVKEEVKYMLDHNLITPSTNPWSSPVVFVKKEGGQNRLCFDYHKINEVTKTDSYPLPRVEDCIDRIGSAKFIRNPLRAQFSGPWKVLKKYNDVNYLIETPGKRRKTRVCHINMLKPYVSRDVELVENVDVDPVTLVNVEVDTEVDTVESVVNDKLSVTPDALNSNSEILNNLQIKFQHLDHDRVEDCIDRVGSAKFLTKLDLLKGYWQVGLSPRARRISAFVTGYGLFECKVMPFGMKNAAATFQRLMNYITQNLEGCVVYIDDLIIYSDDWKTHLKRLRALFQVLRMAGLVVNLKKSDFAQAKVIYLGHEVGLGKVTPKKANVEAVADFPVPLNKRGVRRFLGMVGYYREFICNLPDIANPLTNLLKKGFRFNWSADCQGAFERLKATLISYPLLRSPDFKLPFRLGTDASDLGLGAVLLQEDDKGTLHPVAYFSKKLSTAKRKYSTIEKEALCLIKALTHFDVYLSNSKYPIVVYTDHNPLVFIRRFKDKIMRILRWCLTLQEYDLEIRHITGRDNVIHDVMSRTFTME, from the exons ATGGGATCCCCAAAGGAAAACGTGGATGAGGCGGCGATTCgtttcttagatgatgatgattgggaaaGAAAGCTGTATGATTTAAAAAGGGATGATTTGTGGTTCTTTGTAGACTTCTTTAGTTTGAGTCTTCCCACCGAGATCAGGACGGGTCCTTTGTTATGGGAGGTGGTTAAGGCTGTTAAAGCTTATAAAGAATCTATTTTGGAAGTTAGTCATGGTGAAAAAACTCCTGGTAGCAATGAAAAACAGGACAGGGTTAGGCAGGAACTAGCAGGGAGGTCAGGTGACTTACAGTTAGATATCTCGAgggaacagagtaaaataaaagatttggaatttaaatccTTACAATTGCAAGCAGAGGAGACAGCTAAGGATAGGCAACACGAAAAGGAGTTATTAGAACTTCAGATAAAGTTGAGTGGTGATAATAgtacttatataaataataatttcaacttgatGACGGCAATAAAGTTAATTCCTTGCTTTATCGAAGAGGATGTGCCTGAATTTTTCACGGCTTTTGAACGTATTGCTATCAAACTCTCGTGGCCTCGAGATATGTGGACGACTTTAGTGCAATGTAAATTGAAAGGTAAGGCTCAGCGTGTATACAATACACTTAGTGATGAATTTTCCTcagattatgatattgttaaatcCATTATAATGAAAGCCTATGATCTCGTCCCAGAAGCTTATCGGCAAAAATTCCGTGATTTAAGGAAAGATTTGGACACTACCTTTATTGAATTTGCCAGGAAGAAAGGACAATTTTTTGAGGATTGGCTAAGGAGTAAGGAGGTGGATAACTTTGATAAACTAAAGGAACTCATCCtgattgaggaatttaagagaatggtgtctaaaaaccttaaaatacatcttgaagagcTCAAAATAGATTCTCTTCAAGAAATCGCAATTGCGGATTACGAATATTCACTAGCTCGTCGTCAGGAATCTGGGAAAAGGGAGATCAATTTTGGCAAGGAAGTTTCCCCCCATGACAAATTGAGAAAAAGTAATAAGCCAAAAGAAACAAGCTTTGTagtcaaagatgaaaataactacTCTGGCATAGAAG aGAAACACTGTCTTTGTGATGGCTCTTTGCTGGAGTTTGGTGTTCCTGTTTCCATTGTCACTCGTTCCCGTTCAAAGGGGGTAGACTTAGAAGAAATTGATTTAGACTTAGAAAGTGTAAATAGTCAGGTAACTGACTTTGTGACTGGTGGCAAATTGAGTAGTATAATTTTTGATGATGTTGACTGGGAACCCGAGGCCTTGAAGGAAGCCCAATCAAAGGAATTTAATGATGTGACTACTGAATCAATTTTAAATAATTCCTCcaaaccttattttgttaaagaagatggtctactatatagggtcagtagagcagtggaagctcctgctgaccagataGAAGTGGTCCGTCAGTTAGTAGTTCCCGAGAAGTATCGGAGGAAATTGTTATGGTTGTCTCATGAGAACAATCTTGCCGGACATTTCAGTGTCCGAAAGACGTTTCAGAAGTTAGCCGAACatttcttctggcctgggatgcgCACAGATGTAAAAAACCATGTCCACTCTTGTAACACCTGCCAAATCGTGGGTAAGCTAAATCAGAAGGTACCTAGAGCTCCTTTAATTCCAATTCCTGCTGTTGGGGAACCCTTTAGGGAAGTCATAGTAGATGTGGTTGGTCCGTTGCCACGAACACGAAGTGGcaatgagtatattttgtccataatagataggatgtcacgcttccctgaggctattcccttacggagaataggga tctttggtcatagtgtgagaggtcctcttgatgtggtcaggGAGCACTGGGAGGGGGAAACCCCGGAAGTCAATGTACTGGACTATGTATCGCATTTGCAAGCTAAACTTCAAAATGCTTGGTgttttgctaaagaaaatttggcTAAAGGGCAACctgtaatgaaaagtaattacGACATAAAATCGAGACGCAGAGAATTTTCACCAGGTGACAGAGTTCTGGTTTTGCTTCCTATGCCTGGGAATCCTCTCAAGGCACAATTTTCTGGGCCgtggagaattttaaagaaaatgagtgaagtaaattacttagtggagactcctggacgtaggaggaagtctcaacattgccatataaatatgttaaaaccttatgttagtagaagtagtgaagaagtagaagtaggaccAATTTCTTTAGTTGAGGTGGTTACCGAAGTTGATGAAGAATTGACAATTGGACcaaataatttatcaaataattctgatgtccttaataacctttctttgaaatttca gttaaatcccgtAAAAATGGATATAGTTAAGGAAGAGGTTAAATACATGTTAGACCATAATTTGATAACTCCTAGCACTAATCCGTGGAGTTCTCCTGTGGTTTTTGTAAAGAAGGAAGGTGGGCAAAATCGACTGTGCTTTGATTATCATAAAATCAACGAGGTTACTAAAACAGATTCTTATCCTTTGCCTCGGGTGGAGGACTGTATCGACCGCATAGGGTCCGCTAAATTTATCA GAAATCCTCTGAGGGCACAGTTTTCAGGACCCTGGAAggttctaaagaaatataatgatgtgaattatttgatagagaccccgggtaaaaggagaaaaactcgagTATGTCATATTAATATGCTTAAACCTTATGTAAGTAGAGATGTAGAATTAGTTGAAAATGTAGACGTGGATCCCGTCACCTTAGTCAATGTAGAAGTAGACACAGAAGTAGATACGGTAGAATCAGTAGTTAATGATAAATTATCTGTTACACCTGATGCATTGAACagcaattctgaaatattgaataatttacaaattaaatttcagcatttggatcacgacag AGTGGAAGACTGTATTGATCGTGTTGGGTCTgccaaatttttgacaaaattagatcttttaaaaggctattggcaggtcggtctttcacCCCGGGCAAGACGGATTTCAGCCTTTGTGACAGGTTACGGCCTTTTCGAATGCAAGGTAATGCCATTCGGAATGAAAAATGCGGCTGCTACCTTCCAAAGGTTGATGAATTACATAACACAGAATTTGGAGGGttgcgttgtctacatagatgaccttatcatttatagtgatgattggaagactCATCTTAAAAGATTGAGAGCTTTGTTTCAGGTTTTGCGGATGGCTGGCCTCGTGGTAAATCTGAAAAAGAGCGATTTCGCTCAGGCAAAGGTAATTTACCTCGGTCATGAGGTGGGCCTGGGTAAGGTCACCCCTAAGAAGGCCAATGTGGAGGCAGTTGCAGATTTTCCCGTACCTCTTAATAAAAGGGGTGTTAGGCGTTTCCTAGGTATGGTCGGATATTATCGTGAATTTATTTGCAATTTACCTGACATAGCTAACCCTCttacaaacctgttaaagaaaggtTTTAGGTTTAACTGGTCTGCTGATTGTCAGggggctttcgaaagactgaaagccaccttgattagttacccattgttacgctccccagattttaaattgcctttcaggttaggtaccgatgccagcgacttgggactCGGTGCTGTTCTATTACAAGAGGATGACAAGGGAACGCTTCACCCTGTTGCTTACTTCTCCAAGAAATTGTCGAcagcaaaaagaaaatattctacaatagaaaaggaggcattgtgtttaataaaggcattgacccattttgatgtttatttaagtaattctaagTATCCTATTGTAGTTTATACTGACCACAACCCCTTAGTCTTTATCCGACGTTTCAAAGATAAAATCATGCGAATTCTTAGGTGGTGTTTGACTCTCCAAGAGTATGATCTCGAGATACGGCATATAACAGGCAGGGATAATGTAATTCACGACGTTATGTCTAGGACCTTTACAATGGAATGA